A single Tachypleus tridentatus isolate NWPU-2018 chromosome 9, ASM421037v1, whole genome shotgun sequence DNA region contains:
- the LOC143226738 gene encoding uncharacterized protein LOC143226738 translates to MKSGKYKDHIIILAGRTRLEAEHHEPTASTETVCKGHENKDCKIPTVQRDVVTTSKTSLFYSIDCCCQTVGNGSDLSKKVEVMLCHEPMSRISLYPISMGNNFGQLSRGNQKVLDMVFVWNASQLQSETS, encoded by the exons ATGAAGAGCGGGAAATACAAAGACCATATAATTATACTGGCTGGAAGAACCCGACTTGAAGCAGAACATCACGAGCCAACAGCAAGTACTGAAACagt gTGCAAAGGACATGAGAACAAAGATTGTAAGATACCTACAGTGCAGCGTGACGTAGTAACTACTAGTAAAACCAGCTTGTTTTATAGTATTGACTGTTGTTGTCAAACAGTTGGCAATGGTTCAGATCTTTCCAAGAAAGTAGAGGTAATGTTATGTCACGAACCAATGAGCAGGATTTCACTTTACCCTATTAGCATGGGGAATAATTTCGGACAGCTCTCGCGGGGTAATCAGAAGGTCCTGGATATGGTGTTCGTTTGGAACGCCTCCCAGTTGCAAAGCGAGACATCCTGA